Genomic segment of Amphibacillus xylanus NBRC 15112:
ACAAGTTCATAAGCAATTGCTTTATTTCCACGCTCAGATACAATGCTAAATACAACATCCTCTTGTTTATCATCCATCGCAATCCGTAATTTTTCTTCTTCACTTTGGCTTAATGATAAAGGTTTTATCAGGTAATCAAATATACCAGTATGACCAAGTTCAATTAAGTAATCATTAATTTTTAATTCATTTAACACATCAATTGCTGTAAAGAGTGTCTCCATTTCACCAAGTAAAACATCTGTTCTAATGATTTCTATCCCAGCCTGTTGACTCTCAATCCCATTTTCATCTTTATGAAAGACAGATCCTTGATAAAACCATTTCGTTTTCTTCGGATTTTTAGTCATTAATGCTCGTGCTATTGCAATTGTCCAATCAGCACGTAAAACTTCAATTTCACCATCGCTATCAAACCATTTTAATAATTTATTTGCTTCCATACCGACAGTTGGATTAGTAAAGGTTTGTGCGTATTCAACGACTGGCGTTTCAATTGCCAAGTAATTACGGCGCTTGACTACCTTCCTGAATATTTCATTTACCTTTGCTTGTGCATCCAGTTTTTCTCCGATTTGATCTTGACTACCCTCTGGTAAAAACATGTGCTCACTCCGTTCTTTATCACTTTACTACGATAAAGTAATAAAGTCTTTTGATTTACTTTACAACTAACTTTAATATTTGTCAATAGTTTCTTTTAATTTCATTGCGTTCATTATATGATGGTTTTAAGGAGGAATATTTATGAATATTATTGGTGACTATCATGTACATACTCCATTTTGTCCGCACGGCTCAAATGATAAATGGGAGAATTACATAAATAAAGCAATTGAAGCGGGATTAAAGGAAATTAGTTTTACAGAGCATGCTCCATTACCGAGGAATTTTATTGATCCGGTTCCAGAACAAGATAGTTCAATGAGTTATAGCAATCTCGATCAGTATTTTAAAGTTGGTCAACAGTTAAAAGTAGCATATAAAAATGAGATAAAAGTAAATATTGGATTCGAAGTTGATTATATTGAAGGTTATGAAAAAGAAATTACGGAATTTTTAAATGATTATGGTGAAATGATAGATGATGCGATTTTATCAGTGCATATGTTAAAACATAATGATGAATATTTCTGTTTGGATTTTAGCGATGAGGAGTTTGGTAGACTAGTTAAACGATTCGGTTCCATTGAAGCGGTTTATAGGGCTTATTATCAAACGGTGAAATTAGCAGTTAAGTCAGATTTAGGCCAGTATAAGCCCACTCGAATTGGGCATTTAAGTTTAGTGGAAAAATTTAAAAAAACATATCCAACGTCTTTCAATGATCATGATTTAATAGATGAAATATTGTTATTGATTAAGCAAAAGGGTTACACGCTAGATTTAAACACAGCTGGACTATACAAACCATTATGCCAATCAATTTATCCTAATACGCAAATTGTTAAGAAAGCGATTCAGTTAGGTATACGATTAATTCCTGGTTCAGATAGTCATGAATCATCAACAATTGCAAGAGGTTTTGGAAATATTAAGCATTTCTTTATATAAATATAAAGTGATTTGAACGATAATCTTTCCAACATAAAATAAACGGTTGTACTTACATTCAAGTGAA
This window contains:
- a CDS encoding ATP phosphoribosyltransferase regulatory subunit, with amino-acid sequence MFLPEGSQDQIGEKLDAQAKVNEIFRKVVKRRNYLAIETPVVEYAQTFTNPTVGMEANKLLKWFDSDGEIEVLRADWTIAIARALMTKNPKKTKWFYQGSVFHKDENGIESQQAGIEIIRTDVLLGEMETLFTAIDVLNELKINDYLIELGHTGIFDYLIKPLSLSQSEEEKLRIAMDDKQEDVVFSIVSERGNKAIAYELVDLIQAYGGDDILEKYRQKWNGTDDLVEIINHLDQLMTSLKELGVEDVIVDLGSVRKLRYYSGTMFSGYLKQNGDICFSGGRYDRLYNQFDRNISAVGLAFYVDVLSKIINPNVQQEQICIVASPQTHVKAERMRAKFPNAQIDILYNYPTDEQYDKIINLIDEVSL
- the hisJ gene encoding histidinol-phosphatase HisJ; amino-acid sequence: MNIIGDYHVHTPFCPHGSNDKWENYINKAIEAGLKEISFTEHAPLPRNFIDPVPEQDSSMSYSNLDQYFKVGQQLKVAYKNEIKVNIGFEVDYIEGYEKEITEFLNDYGEMIDDAILSVHMLKHNDEYFCLDFSDEEFGRLVKRFGSIEAVYRAYYQTVKLAVKSDLGQYKPTRIGHLSLVEKFKKTYPTSFNDHDLIDEILLLIKQKGYTLDLNTAGLYKPLCQSIYPNTQIVKKAIQLGIRLIPGSDSHESSTIARGFGNIKHFFI